A single genomic interval of Xiphophorus couchianus chromosome 2, X_couchianus-1.0, whole genome shotgun sequence harbors:
- the tmem276a gene encoding transmembrane protein 178B, protein MAAMRTLTVAGLFLAFCALGLIAVAISTDSWYETDARRHRERCKNYSNKRNDPGYIYISNNNLPLRMLPREKHAERKGDILLRAKRHFLPPASAMESLCSRHFNSTITGLWRKCHREGFDLETEDLIFKGLVPRCTPIKYYYSSAALPRNLPINLTKTIRQDEWHALHLQRMTASFIGMAISIILFGWIIGVLGCCQEHDLMQYVAGLLFLMGGTCCIISLCTCVAGINFELSRYPRYMFGIPEDISHGYGWSMFCAWGGLGLTLLAGFLCTLAPSLYPPHTPVAHKPRQENGCV, encoded by the exons ATGGCTGCTATGAGGACTTTAACCGTGGCGGGGCTGTTTTTGGCGTTCTGCGCGCTGGGACTGATAGCCGTGGCGATAAGCACCGACAGCTGGTACGAGACGGACGCCAGGCGGCACCGGGAGCGCTGCAAGAATTactcaaacaaaagaaacgACCCGGGCTACATCTACATCTCCAACAATAACCTCCCGCTCCGCATGCTGCCGAGGGAGAAACACGCAGAGAGGAAGGGCGATATTCTGCTGCGGGCCAAGAGGCACTTCTTGCCTCCCGCCTCCGCCATGGAGTCCCTTTGCAGTCGGCACTTCAACTCCACCATCACCGGGCTGTGGAGAAAGTGCCACCGGGAAGGGTTCGACCTGGAGACGGAGGATTTGATCTTTAAAG GATTGGTTCCGCGCTGCACACCCATAAAATACTACTACTCTTCTGCAGCGCTGCCTAGAAACCTGCCAATAAATCTGACGAAGACTATCAGGCAGGATGAGTGGCACGCACTCC ACCTCCAGAGGATGACTGCCAGTTTCATCGGCATGGCCATATCCATCATCCTGTTCGGCTGGATCATAGGCGTGCTGGGCTGCTGTCAGGAGCATGATCTGATGCAGTATGTGGCTGGACTCCTCTTCCTCATGGGAG GGACATGCTGCATAATCTCCCTCTGCACATGCGTGGCTGGGATCAACTTCGAACTGTCCCGCTATCCCCGCTACATGTTTGGTATACCAGAGGATATCAGTCACGGTTACGGCTGGTCCATGTTTTGCGCTTGGGGTGGACTGGGCCTCACATTGCTGGCAGGCTTCCTGTGCACGCTGGCTCCTTCCCTCTACCCCCCACACACCCCTGTGGCTCACAAGCCCAGACAGGAGAACGGCTGCGTGTGA
- the fibina gene encoding fin bud initiation factor a: MDPVPLLLILLASWPLSSAVYDGPLQPEISNGTFHHFFVPDGDYEETVDPEHCQMLFKFSNVVPCAAAEESDAAVRDDFIITKLQAEDAARLLEGIGRAVAHDLDGEDSYGKFLLKEISQIGEAFSSVDKSLVELEVKFKQSQETELREEEQLNGYVVKQVSDIRGALRETTDISQGLRDRHELLSLIIRSHGTRLSRLKTEFLNVGS, encoded by the coding sequence ATGGATCCCGTCCCGCTGCTGCTCATCCTGCTCGCGTCGTGGCCCCTGTCCTCGGCGGTCTACGACGGGCCCCTCCAGCCGGAGATCTCCAACGGCACCTTCCATCACTTCTTCGTCCCGGACGGGGATTATGAGGAGACTGTCGACCCGGAGCACTGCCAGATGCTGTTCAAGTTCTCCAATGTGGTTCCGTGCGCGGCCGCGGAGGAGAGCGACGCCGCGGTGCGCGACGACTTCATCATCACCAAGCTGCAGGCGGAGGACGCGGCGCGGCTGCTGGAGGGCATCGGCCGCGCCGTGGCGCACGACCTGGACGGAGAGGACAGCTACGGGAAGTTCCTTCTGAAGGAGATCTCCCAGATCGGCGAGGCCTTCTCCAGCGTGGACAAGTCGCTGGTGGAGCTGGAGGTGAAGTTTAAGCAAAGTCAAGAGACTGAGCTGAGGGAGGAAGAGCAGCTGAACGGCTACGTGGTGAAGCAAGTGAGCGACATCAGAGGCGCTCTGAGGGAAACCACCGACATCTCTCAGGGACTCAGAGACAGACATGAGCTGCTGTCTCTCATCATCCGCAGCCACGGCACCAGACTGAGCCGCCTGAAGACTGAGTTCCTCAATGTGGGCTCATGA